A genomic window from Mesorhizobium sp. 131-2-1 includes:
- a CDS encoding fumarylacetoacetate hydrolase family protein produces the protein MKLATLKNGTRDGKLVVVSRDLTRFTDASFLVPTLQAALDDWRRIWPHLATIAESLENNAVPSARFHEHDAHSPLPRAYQWADGSAYVNHVELVRKARGAEMPASFWTDPLIYQGGSDSFIPPRDPIRMADEAFGIDMEAEVAVIVDDVPMGAGLDEARDAIRLVMLVNDVTLRAITGPELAKGFGFFQSKPSSAFSPVAVTPDELGDAWDGGKVSLPLLADLNGKPFGRANAGIDMTFDFPALIVHAARTRPLAAGTIIGSGTVSNKLDGGPGKPVSAGGSGYSCIAELRMIETIESGEPKTPFLRFGDAVRIEMKDKAGHSIFGAIEQKVEKYVG, from the coding sequence ATGAAGCTTGCCACATTGAAGAACGGGACGCGCGACGGAAAGCTGGTCGTGGTCTCGCGCGATTTGACGCGGTTCACCGATGCCTCCTTCCTGGTGCCGACGCTGCAGGCCGCGCTCGACGACTGGCGGCGGATTTGGCCGCATCTGGCGACCATAGCGGAATCGCTGGAGAACAATGCCGTGCCCTCGGCGCGCTTCCACGAGCACGACGCGCATTCGCCGCTGCCGCGCGCCTATCAGTGGGCGGATGGCTCAGCCTATGTGAACCATGTAGAACTGGTGCGCAAAGCGCGCGGTGCCGAGATGCCGGCAAGCTTCTGGACCGATCCGCTGATCTACCAGGGCGGCTCGGATAGCTTCATTCCGCCGCGCGACCCGATCCGCATGGCGGACGAGGCCTTCGGCATCGACATGGAAGCGGAAGTCGCCGTCATCGTCGACGACGTGCCGATGGGCGCCGGCCTCGACGAGGCCAGGGACGCGATCCGGCTGGTCATGCTGGTCAATGACGTGACGCTGCGCGCCATCACCGGGCCGGAGCTTGCCAAAGGTTTTGGCTTCTTCCAGTCGAAACCGTCCTCAGCCTTCTCGCCGGTCGCGGTGACGCCGGACGAACTCGGCGATGCCTGGGACGGCGGCAAGGTCAGCCTGCCGCTGCTGGCCGACCTCAACGGCAAGCCGTTCGGCCGGGCGAATGCCGGCATCGACATGACCTTCGATTTTCCGGCCCTGATCGTCCATGCCGCGCGGACGCGGCCGCTCGCCGCCGGCACCATCATCGGTTCGGGCACCGTCTCCAACAAGCTGGATGGCGGGCCGGGCAAGCCTGTCTCGGCGGGCGGTTCCGGCTATTCCTGCATCGCCGAACTGCGCATGATCGAGACCATAGAGAGCGGCGAGCCGAAGACGCCCTTCCTGCGCTTCGGCGACGCGGTGCGCATCGAGATGAAAGACAAGGCCGGCCATTCGATCTTCGGCGCCATCGAGCAGAAGGTCGAAAAATACGTGGGGTGA
- a CDS encoding DUF7660 family protein, with translation MADKELWDEVDKSGEKSWAQLSPFLDDVRDLPSFVRFIDALRKDREDADRKEALRSAAPYTSWNGWENGSIANFLEAAVAWATTWTDDSRGDAAHLMADNPWKAAARILYAGKYYE, from the coding sequence ATGGCCGACAAAGAGCTTTGGGACGAGGTGGATAAGTCCGGGGAGAAATCCTGGGCGCAGCTCTCCCCGTTTCTCGACGACGTGCGGGACTTGCCGTCTTTTGTCCGCTTCATCGATGCGCTGCGCAAGGACCGCGAGGATGCCGACCGCAAGGAGGCGTTGCGGTCAGCAGCGCCTTACACCAGCTGGAACGGCTGGGAAAACGGCTCGATAGCAAATTTCCTCGAAGCCGCGGTCGCTTGGGCCACCACCTGGACTGATGACAGCCGTGGCGATGCAGCCCATCTCATGGCTGACAATCCCTGGAAGGCCGCGGCCAGAATTCTCTATGCCGGCAAATATTACGAATAA
- a CDS encoding MBL fold metallo-hydrolase has product MNLDRLVLLGCKGGPAIRPGGPWPSSSLLEIGGRVIVVDCGLGVTRGLADAGLSLTTLDLIFVTHLHSDHVLELGPLIHTAWTAGLATPVTVFGPPGTGHYWQRFCEALQFDIEIRIVDEGRPDIRDLVSVDEFGEGLVVEERGLKVTALRVDHPPVTDCFALRFEHGGRSVVFSADTAFFPPLAGFARDADILVHEAMLEEGIERLVAKTGNGARLREHLLASHSFAEEAGRIASDAGVKRLVLNHLIPADDPEIGESDWEAAVRKSWAGDLTIARDGLVVGFRE; this is encoded by the coding sequence TTGAATTTGGACCGCCTCGTTCTTCTCGGCTGCAAGGGCGGTCCGGCGATCCGGCCGGGCGGGCCGTGGCCGAGTTCCTCGCTGCTTGAGATTGGCGGCCGCGTGATCGTCGTCGATTGCGGGCTGGGCGTCACCCGCGGACTGGCCGATGCCGGGCTCAGCCTGACGACGCTCGACCTTATCTTTGTCACGCATCTTCATTCCGATCATGTGCTGGAGCTCGGGCCGCTGATCCACACCGCCTGGACGGCGGGCCTCGCCACACCGGTGACCGTCTTCGGTCCGCCCGGCACCGGCCACTATTGGCAGCGCTTCTGCGAGGCGCTGCAGTTCGATATCGAGATCCGCATCGTCGACGAAGGCCGGCCGGACATAAGGGATCTGGTCTCGGTCGATGAGTTCGGCGAAGGCCTGGTTGTGGAGGAGCGCGGCTTGAAGGTGACGGCGCTGCGCGTCGACCATCCGCCGGTGACCGACTGTTTTGCGCTGCGTTTCGAGCATGGCGGCAGGAGCGTGGTGTTCTCCGCCGACACGGCCTTCTTCCCGCCGCTGGCCGGCTTCGCCAGAGATGCCGACATCCTCGTCCACGAAGCCATGCTGGAGGAAGGCATCGAGCGGCTGGTGGCGAAAACCGGCAACGGCGCCCGGCTGCGCGAACATCTGCTCGCCAGCCACAGCTTTGCAGAAGAGGCCGGGCGCATCGCCAGCGATGCCGGCGTCAAAAGACTGGTGCTCAATCACCTCATTCCGGCCGACGATCCCGAAATCGGCGAGTCCGATTGGGAGGCCGCGGTCAGGAAATCGTGGGCCGGTGACTTGACGATTGCCCGCGACGGCCTTGTTGTGGGGTTTCGGGAGTGA
- the hmgA gene encoding homogentisate 1,2-dioxygenase: MAFSYMPGFGNDFETETLPGSLPQGRNSPQRPAYGLYAEQLSGSPFTAPRGTNERSWLYRIRPSVRHTGRFKSALYPLWKTAPNLGDHELALGQYRWNPVPMPKEPTDFIEGMRTFTTAGDVLGQSGMAAHVYVANRSMTDDHFFNADAEMLVVPQVGALRFVTEMGVIELRPGEIAVLPRGLVFKVELTDAEVRGYVCENYGAKLTMPDRGPIGANCLANPRDFKTPCAWFEDRETPCRLIVKWCGSFHVTEIGHSPLDVVAWHGNYAPYKYDLATFSPVGAILFDHPDPSIFTVLTAPSGEEGTANIDFVLFPPRWLVAEDTFRPPWYHRNIMSEFMGLVHGQYDAKEEGFVPGGISLHNLMLAHGPDASGFEKASRVELKPVKLDNTMAFMFETRFPQMLTRYAAEVETRQDNYIDCWAGLKKRFNGTPEGDWS, encoded by the coding sequence ATGGCCTTTTCCTACATGCCGGGTTTCGGCAACGACTTCGAGACCGAGACGCTGCCCGGTTCTCTGCCGCAGGGGCGCAATTCGCCGCAGCGGCCGGCCTACGGGCTCTATGCCGAGCAGCTTTCCGGTTCACCTTTTACAGCGCCGCGTGGCACCAATGAGCGCTCCTGGCTCTACCGCATCCGGCCGAGCGTCCGGCACACCGGGCGCTTCAAGTCCGCGCTCTATCCGCTGTGGAAGACAGCACCCAATCTCGGCGACCACGAGCTGGCGCTTGGCCAGTATCGCTGGAACCCGGTGCCGATGCCGAAGGAGCCTACCGACTTCATTGAGGGCATGCGGACCTTCACCACTGCCGGCGACGTGCTCGGGCAGTCCGGCATGGCGGCGCATGTCTATGTCGCCAACCGCTCGATGACCGACGACCATTTCTTCAACGCCGACGCCGAGATGCTTGTCGTGCCACAGGTCGGCGCCTTGCGCTTCGTCACCGAGATGGGCGTCATCGAGTTGAGACCCGGCGAAATCGCCGTGCTGCCCCGCGGCCTCGTCTTCAAGGTCGAGCTCACCGATGCCGAGGTGCGCGGCTATGTCTGCGAGAACTACGGCGCCAAGCTGACCATGCCCGACCGCGGCCCGATCGGCGCCAATTGCCTTGCCAATCCGCGCGACTTCAAGACGCCCTGCGCCTGGTTCGAGGACAGGGAGACGCCGTGCCGGCTGATCGTCAAATGGTGCGGCTCCTTCCATGTCACCGAGATCGGCCATTCGCCGCTCGACGTGGTCGCCTGGCACGGCAACTACGCGCCCTACAAATATGATCTGGCAACCTTTTCGCCGGTCGGCGCCATCCTGTTCGACCATCCCGATCCGTCGATCTTCACCGTGCTGACGGCGCCGAGCGGCGAGGAAGGCACCGCCAATATCGACTTCGTGCTTTTTCCGCCGCGCTGGCTGGTGGCCGAGGATACGTTCCGGCCGCCTTGGTACCACCGCAACATCATGAGCGAGTTCATGGGCCTGGTCCATGGCCAGTACGACGCCAAGGAGGAGGGCTTTGTGCCAGGCGGCATCAGCCTGCACAATCTTATGCTGGCCCATGGCCCCGATGCGTCTGGCTTCGAAAAGGCCTCGCGCGTCGAGCTGAAACCGGTCAAGCTCGACAACACCATGGCCTTCATGTTCGAGACCCGATTCCCGCAGATGCTCACGCGCTACGCCGCCGAGGTAGAAACCAGGCAGGACAATTACATCGACTGCTGGGCCGGATTGAAGAAGCGTTTTAACGGCACGCCCGAGGGCGACTGGTCTTGA
- a CDS encoding MarR family winged helix-turn-helix transcriptional regulator, producing the protein METEILELESFLPYRLYRLADAVSREFSTIYRDRHGLTRPEWRTLSGLGQHGTMTATALGEQSAMHKTKVSRAVAELERRRWLTRTPDENDRRVEDLALTKAGLAAYREMVPLAKAFERELLGRLSAEERAAIVSGVAALEGALSAP; encoded by the coding sequence ATGGAAACGGAAATCCTCGAGCTCGAAAGCTTCCTGCCCTACCGGCTCTATCGGCTGGCCGACGCTGTCAGCCGGGAATTCTCGACCATTTACAGGGACCGTCACGGCCTGACCCGGCCGGAATGGCGCACGCTTTCGGGGCTCGGCCAGCACGGCACGATGACCGCGACGGCGCTCGGCGAGCAATCGGCCATGCACAAGACCAAGGTCTCTCGCGCCGTGGCCGAGCTGGAACGCCGGCGCTGGCTGACGCGCACGCCCGATGAAAACGACCGGCGCGTCGAGGATCTCGCGCTTACCAAGGCGGGCCTTGCCGCCTATCGCGAGATGGTGCCATTGGCGAAAGCGTTCGAACGGGAATTGCTGGGGAGGCTGAGTGCCGAGGAGCGGGCAGCGATCGTCAGCGGGGTGGCGGCGCTGGAGGGGGCTCTTTCCGCTCCGTAG
- a CDS encoding IS5 family transposase (programmed frameshift), whose amino-acid sequence MARYDLSETEWQIVEPLLPPHGLGKKRVDDRRVVNGIFYVLRTGSPWRDLPERYGPYTTVYNRFNRWAKRGVWLAMFEALAAKSPQSLHLIDSSIIRAHQHAAGGKKGVRITIGRSHGGLSTKVHALVDQDGLPIRLLITEGKASDKTIAPQLIEGLPPAKALVADKGYDSWPLVALIARTGGSANIPTRRHVKNKRVVPPELYRERNRIERFFCRLKQFRRAATRFDKLARNYLAILNLASLRIWLRHVESTP is encoded by the exons ATGGCACGCTACGATCTAAGCGAGACGGAATGGCAAATCGTGGAGCCGCTTCTGCCGCCGCACGGTTTGGGCAAGAAGCGGGTCGATGATCGGCGGGTGGTAAATGGCATATTTTACGTTTTGAGGACCGGATCGCCTTGGCGCGATCTGCCCGAACGGTATGGCCCCTACACCACGGTCTACAATCGCTTCAACCGCTGGGCCAAGAGAGGTGTCTGGTTGGCGATGTTTGAAGCCCTGGCGGCTAAGTCACCACAGTCTTTGCACTTAATCGACAGTTCGATAATCCGCGCTCACCAGCATGCCGCGGGCGGTAAAAAGGGGGTCCGGATAACG ATTGGCCGTTCTCATGGCGGACTAAGCACCAAGGTTCATGCCCTTGTCGATCAGGATGGTCTGCCCATCCGTTTGCTTATCACCGAGGGCAAGGCATCCGATAAGACCATCGCCCCGCAGCTGATTGAAGGGTTGCCGCCGGCAAAGGCGCTTGTCGCTGACAAAGGCTACGACAGCTGGCCGTTAGTTGCTCTCATTGCCAGAACCGGTGGCTCGGCCAACATTCCAACCCGCCGTCACGTCAAGAATAAACGTGTGGTTCCGCCAGAGCTCTACCGGGAGCGCAACCGCATCGAACGCTTCTTCTGCAGGCTCAAGCAATTCCGCCGGGCCGCAACCCGCTTTGACAAGCTCGCACGCAACTACCTGGCCATCCTCAATCTCGCATCGCTCCGAATATGGCTGCGACACGTTGAGTCCACGCCCTAG
- the tdh gene encoding L-threonine 3-dehydrogenase produces the protein MSNMMKALVKAKAEPGIWMEEVPVPEIGPNDVLIKVRKSAICGTDVHIYNWDQWAQKTVPVPMVTGHEFVGTVADFGAAVTEYKLGQRVSGEGHIVCGHCRNCRAGRGHLCRNTLGVGVNRPGAFGEYVAIPQHNVVPIPDDVPDEIAAIFDPLGNAVHTALSFDLVGEDVLVTGAGPIGIMGALVAQCVGSRKVVITDINPVRLNLARKLGVQHVVDASKEKLRDVMPKLGMTEGFDVGLEMSGAAPAFRDMIDTMNNGGKIAILGIAPTGFEIDWNKVIFKMLHLKGIYGREMFETWYKMIALVQGPLDVSGLITHRIGIDDFQTGFDAMRSGNSGKVVMDW, from the coding sequence ATGTCGAACATGATGAAGGCGCTGGTGAAGGCCAAGGCCGAGCCGGGCATCTGGATGGAAGAGGTGCCGGTGCCGGAGATCGGCCCCAACGATGTGCTGATCAAGGTCAGGAAAAGCGCCATCTGCGGCACCGACGTCCACATCTACAATTGGGACCAGTGGGCGCAGAAGACGGTGCCGGTGCCGATGGTAACCGGCCATGAATTCGTCGGCACAGTCGCCGATTTCGGCGCGGCGGTCACCGAATACAAGCTCGGTCAGCGCGTCTCGGGCGAAGGCCACATCGTCTGCGGCCACTGCCGCAATTGCCGGGCGGGCAGGGGGCATCTCTGTCGCAACACGCTCGGCGTCGGCGTCAATCGGCCGGGAGCCTTCGGCGAATATGTCGCCATCCCGCAGCACAATGTGGTGCCGATCCCCGACGACGTGCCGGACGAGATCGCCGCGATCTTCGATCCCCTGGGCAATGCCGTCCACACCGCATTGTCCTTCGATCTCGTCGGCGAGGACGTGCTGGTCACCGGCGCCGGGCCGATCGGCATCATGGGCGCGCTGGTGGCGCAGTGCGTTGGGTCCAGGAAAGTCGTCATCACCGACATCAATCCGGTCAGGCTGAACCTGGCCAGGAAACTGGGCGTCCAGCATGTCGTCGACGCCTCGAAGGAGAAGCTGCGCGACGTCATGCCTAAGCTCGGCATGACCGAAGGTTTTGATGTCGGCCTGGAGATGTCGGGCGCGGCGCCCGCCTTCCGCGACATGATCGACACCATGAACAATGGCGGCAAGATCGCCATCCTCGGCATCGCGCCGACCGGCTTCGAGATCGACTGGAACAAGGTGATCTTCAAGATGCTGCACCTGAAAGGCATCTACGGCCGCGAGATGTTCGAGACCTGGTACAAGATGATCGCCCTGGTGCAGGGGCCGCTCGATGTCAGCGGGCTGATTACGCATCGCATCGGCATCGACGATTTCCAGACCGGCTTCGACGCGATGCGCAGCGGCAATTCCGGCAAGGTGGTGATGGATTGGTAG
- a CDS encoding glycine C-acetyltransferase, producing the protein MSTAFLSHIDNELAGLKSAGLYKSERVIASMQSAEIEVAGQKVLNFCANNYLGLADSAELREAAKQALDRYGYGMASVRFICGTQEEHKQLEATISSFLGMDDTILYGSCFDANGGLFETLLGEEDAIISDALNHASIIDGVRLSKAKRFRYANNDMADLEARLKEAKDCRFRLIATDGVFSMDGIIANLKGVCDLAEKYDAMVMVDDSHAVGFVGKNGRGSAEHCGVEGRVDIITGTLGKALGGASGGYTSGKAQVVDWLRQRSRPYLFSNTLMPAIAGASIKVFDMIRNGGAMRERLYANAARFRSEMGKLGFTLAGADHPIIPVMLGDAALAQEMAARMLKRGIYVIGFSFPVVPKGQARIRTQMSAAHSSADIDRAVEAFGAIGKELGVIS; encoded by the coding sequence ATGAGCACAGCGTTCCTTTCCCACATCGACAATGAACTTGCAGGGCTGAAATCGGCCGGCCTCTACAAATCGGAGCGGGTGATCGCCTCGATGCAATCGGCCGAGATCGAGGTTGCTGGCCAGAAAGTGCTGAATTTTTGCGCCAACAACTATCTCGGCCTCGCCGACAGCGCCGAATTGCGCGAGGCGGCCAAGCAGGCGCTGGACCGCTACGGCTACGGTATGGCCTCGGTGCGCTTCATCTGCGGCACGCAGGAGGAGCACAAGCAACTGGAGGCGACGATCTCGTCCTTCCTCGGCATGGACGACACCATCCTCTACGGCTCCTGCTTCGACGCCAATGGCGGCCTGTTCGAGACGCTGCTCGGCGAGGAGGACGCCATTATCTCCGACGCGCTGAACCATGCCTCGATCATCGACGGCGTCAGGCTGTCGAAGGCAAAGCGCTTCCGCTACGCCAACAACGACATGGCCGATCTCGAGGCGCGGCTGAAGGAGGCGAAGGACTGCCGCTTCCGGCTGATCGCCACCGACGGTGTGTTCTCGATGGATGGCATCATCGCCAACCTGAAAGGCGTCTGCGACCTCGCCGAGAAATACGATGCCATGGTCATGGTCGACGACAGCCATGCGGTCGGCTTCGTCGGCAAGAACGGCCGCGGCTCGGCCGAGCATTGCGGCGTCGAGGGCAGGGTGGACATCATCACCGGCACGCTCGGCAAGGCGCTCGGCGGCGCCTCCGGCGGCTACACGTCCGGCAAAGCCCAAGTGGTCGACTGGCTGCGCCAGCGCTCGCGGCCCTATCTGTTCTCCAACACGCTGATGCCGGCGATCGCCGGCGCCTCGATCAAGGTGTTCGACATGATCCGCAATGGCGGTGCTATGCGCGAGCGCCTCTATGCCAATGCGGCGCGGTTCCGCTCCGAAATGGGCAAGCTCGGCTTTACGCTCGCCGGCGCCGACCATCCGATCATCCCGGTGATGCTGGGCGATGCGGCACTCGCGCAGGAGATGGCGGCGCGCATGCTGAAGCGCGGCATCTACGTCATCGGCTTTTCCTTCCCGGTGGTGCCGAAGGGCCAGGCGCGCATCCGCACGCAGATGTCGGCCGCCCATTCGAGCGCCGACATCGACCGCGCGGTCGAGGCGTTCGGCGCGATCGGCAAGGAACTGGGCGTGATTTCCTGA
- a CDS encoding putative bifunctional diguanylate cyclase/phosphodiesterase, with protein sequence MSQQPVHSVSRKLTLLIKSGYWLALLIIAAMVMGSFVLLQQMMAAQQNNDSLLNIVSTQKALSQRIVFLAGATGAASRDKQPALVAALKQATAEFETNYDLLLDKTGADPMSPARFDPKSIENVLFAKPFHLDYFSVGLIANGKRLISSFETKLTTGLDGYKGGADRVDLDASVANATLSGYAALGQRISAFADERSGKLLDLHRTLFFATIGVIVLVALFIFRPMSKAILRKTHELVDARNSMAFIAVHDGLTGLHNRTFLTDHFDTLIKGAHRRRERLAVIQLDLDRFKQINDTLGHAAGDYVLVVTAQRMRDSCRASDLCARLGGDEFVMILNGAGGTEDINMLARRILEQINEPITFQGTTILPGASAGIAVYPVDADNAEDLLVHADLALYSAKKLGGGNFSFFSEELRRELDYRKQLEHDIRAAIADKTFEVYFQPQVSLTSGKISGIEALVRWKHAERGMISPGEFIPVAEKCGFMPEIGRIVISKAINEAAEWDRAGIDFGRLAVNVSGTELREPDFDRFLFGTLEKAGLAPQKLSLEIVESVILDDEKTGIAAKLRQIRAAGVHLELDDFGTGYASLSHVNPNEIDRLKIDRRFVQNINENGDNSKIVRAITELARGLGISIVAEGAETEAELDSLMAIGCDQVQGYSIAFPMPQDKAREWLTARNPKKAKLKVLQGSLA encoded by the coding sequence ATGTCGCAGCAGCCGGTGCATAGCGTTTCGCGCAAGCTGACACTGCTGATCAAGAGCGGCTACTGGCTGGCGCTGCTGATCATCGCTGCCATGGTTATGGGTTCCTTCGTGCTCCTGCAGCAGATGATGGCGGCGCAGCAGAACAACGACTCGCTGCTCAACATCGTCAGCACGCAAAAGGCGCTGTCGCAGCGCATCGTCTTCCTGGCCGGCGCGACGGGCGCGGCCTCGCGCGACAAGCAGCCGGCCCTGGTTGCCGCGCTCAAGCAGGCGACCGCGGAATTCGAAACGAATTACGACTTGCTCCTTGACAAGACGGGCGCAGACCCGATGTCGCCGGCGCGCTTCGATCCGAAGTCGATCGAGAACGTGCTGTTCGCCAAGCCGTTCCACCTCGACTACTTCTCCGTCGGCCTGATCGCCAATGGCAAGCGACTGATCTCCTCGTTCGAGACCAAGCTGACGACCGGCCTCGACGGCTACAAGGGCGGCGCCGACCGCGTCGATCTCGACGCCTCGGTCGCCAATGCCACGCTGTCGGGCTACGCCGCGCTTGGCCAGCGCATCAGCGCGTTTGCCGACGAGCGCTCGGGAAAGCTGCTCGATCTCCACCGCACCCTGTTCTTCGCCACCATCGGCGTCATCGTGCTGGTGGCGCTGTTCATCTTCAGGCCGATGTCCAAGGCGATCCTGCGCAAGACGCATGAGCTGGTCGACGCGCGCAACTCGATGGCCTTCATCGCCGTCCATGACGGGCTGACCGGCCTGCACAACCGCACCTTCCTTACCGACCATTTCGACACGCTGATCAAGGGTGCGCACCGCCGGCGCGAGCGGCTGGCGGTGATCCAGCTCGACCTCGACCGCTTCAAGCAGATCAACGACACGCTGGGCCACGCCGCCGGCGATTATGTGCTGGTCGTTACCGCGCAGCGCATGCGCGACTCCTGCAGGGCCTCGGATCTCTGCGCCCGGCTCGGCGGCGACGAATTCGTGATGATCCTCAACGGCGCCGGTGGCACCGAGGACATCAACATGCTGGCCAGGCGCATCCTCGAGCAGATCAACGAGCCGATCACCTTCCAGGGCACGACCATCCTGCCTGGCGCCAGCGCTGGCATCGCCGTCTACCCGGTCGACGCCGACAATGCGGAGGATCTTCTGGTCCATGCCGACCTTGCGCTTTACTCGGCCAAGAAGCTCGGCGGCGGCAATTTCTCGTTCTTCTCCGAGGAGCTGCGGCGCGAGCTCGACTACCGAAAGCAGCTCGAGCACGACATCCGCGCGGCCATCGCCGACAAGACGTTCGAAGTCTATTTCCAGCCGCAGGTGTCGCTGACCAGTGGCAAGATCAGCGGCATCGAGGCGCTCGTGCGCTGGAAGCACGCCGAACGCGGCATGATCTCGCCGGGCGAGTTCATTCCGGTCGCCGAGAAATGCGGCTTCATGCCGGAGATCGGCCGCATCGTCATCAGCAAGGCGATCAACGAGGCGGCGGAGTGGGACCGGGCCGGCATCGATTTCGGGCGGCTCGCCGTCAATGTCTCCGGCACCGAGCTGCGCGAGCCGGACTTCGACAGGTTCCTGTTCGGGACGCTGGAGAAGGCTGGGCTGGCGCCGCAGAAACTGTCGCTGGAGATCGTCGAATCCGTCATCCTGGATGACGAGAAGACCGGCATCGCTGCCAAGCTCAGGCAGATCCGCGCCGCCGGCGTCCATCTCGAGCTCGACGATTTCGGCACCGGCTATGCCTCGCTCAGCCACGTCAACCCGAATGAGATCGATCGGCTGAAGATCGACCGCCGCTTCGTCCAGAACATCAACGAGAATGGCGACAACTCCAAGATCGTGCGCGCCATCACCGAGCTTGCCCGCGGGCTGGGCATCTCGATCGTGGCCGAAGGCGCAGAGACCGAAGCCGAGCTCGATTCGCTGATGGCGATCGGTTGCGACCAGGTGCAGGGCTATTCCATCGCCTTCCCGATGCCGCAGGACAAGGCGCGCGAATGGCTGACGGCGCGCAACCCGAAGAAGGCGAAGCTGAAGGTGCTGCAGGGCAGCCTGGCTTAG
- a CDS encoding MarR family winged helix-turn-helix transcriptional regulator, producing the protein MNLARTAKVVAQAFDAALVEAGGTLPVWLTLLSVKSKELANQRELAGMIGIQGATLTHHLNAMEAQGLLTRRRDPDNRRVHQVALTEAGEAMFERLRTAALAFDKRLRAGLPDERLAEFAEVLAALRTNVGG; encoded by the coding sequence ATGAACCTCGCCCGCACCGCCAAGGTGGTGGCGCAGGCTTTCGATGCCGCCCTGGTCGAAGCCGGCGGCACGCTGCCGGTCTGGCTGACGCTGCTCTCGGTCAAGTCGAAGGAACTCGCCAACCAGCGCGAGCTCGCCGGCATGATCGGCATCCAGGGTGCGACGCTGACCCATCATCTCAACGCCATGGAGGCGCAAGGGTTGCTGACGCGGCGGCGCGATCCGGATAACCGCCGGGTCCATCAGGTGGCGTTGACCGAGGCCGGGGAAGCGATGTTCGAAAGGTTGCGCACGGCAGCACTTGCCTTCGACAAGCGGTTGCGGGCGGGATTGCCGGACGAACGGCTGGCCGAATTCGCTGAGGTGCTTGCGGCGCTGCGGACGAATGTGGGTGGCTGA